From a region of the Odoribacter splanchnicus DSM 20712 genome:
- a CDS encoding nucleoside kinase, with amino-acid sequence MRTVNITCENTHQEYEIELGTTLRDVKKIIFPENHNHILGALVNNQLQDLQFVVMTPLRVNFIDVTTLDGYSIYSRSLIFVLYQAVAQLFPKKTLRAEYFISNGIFCRIVNKEIVLTPAIISELENKMKEIIQADYPIVREEIPTDEAVLIFRKRGLKDKADLMETRGKLFTSLYYLNDLPDYFYGTLAPSTSCLKTFGLIPYKEGMLLQLPDRTDPTRVLPVIPQDKLYQVFSEYKRWGKILEVTDIGHLNKIVELKYSGPMIKISEALHEKKISLIADKIKARHKKVKVILVSGPSSSGKTTFSKRLAIQLMVNGMKPVNLSLDNYFVNREFTPRDEKGEYDYESIDALDIATFTDNIQRLLKGEEVEIPKFSFETGQRYYDGEKLKIARNNVIIVEGIHGLNPQLTRLLPPETLFKIFVSALTSIAIDNHNLINPTDNRLIRRMVRDYKYRNYSALDTLKRWESVLLGEQKHIVPYQEEADAIFNSALIYELGALKTQAEPLLREVTQQHPEHSKALRLLKFFSYIRAVPTREIPPTSIIREFLGGSSFKY; translated from the coding sequence GGGCTTTGGTCAATAATCAGTTACAGGACTTGCAGTTCGTTGTAATGACCCCTCTGCGGGTCAACTTCATCGATGTCACGACCCTGGACGGATACAGCATTTATTCGCGTTCGTTGATTTTCGTACTATATCAAGCTGTAGCCCAATTATTTCCGAAGAAAACACTTCGGGCCGAATATTTTATTTCGAACGGCATTTTTTGCCGGATCGTCAACAAAGAAATCGTACTGACTCCGGCAATCATTTCCGAACTGGAAAATAAAATGAAAGAAATCATTCAAGCCGACTATCCGATTGTACGGGAAGAAATCCCTACCGACGAAGCAGTTCTTATTTTCAGAAAAAGAGGGTTGAAAGATAAAGCAGACTTAATGGAAACCCGGGGAAAACTTTTCACTTCCCTTTATTATCTGAACGATCTTCCCGATTATTTTTATGGGACCCTGGCTCCTTCGACCAGTTGTCTGAAAACATTCGGTCTGATCCCCTATAAAGAAGGTATGCTATTGCAACTTCCCGACCGGACCGATCCGACCCGGGTACTGCCTGTCATTCCACAAGATAAGTTGTATCAGGTATTCAGTGAATACAAACGCTGGGGAAAAATCCTTGAAGTGACCGATATCGGGCATCTGAACAAAATCGTGGAGTTGAAATATTCAGGTCCTATGATCAAAATCAGTGAAGCACTCCACGAGAAAAAAATTTCGCTTATCGCCGATAAAATCAAGGCCCGGCATAAAAAGGTAAAAGTGATATTGGTCTCCGGTCCTTCTTCGTCCGGGAAAACCACGTTCAGCAAAAGATTGGCCATACAACTGATGGTCAATGGCATGAAACCCGTCAATCTTTCTCTGGACAATTACTTCGTCAACCGCGAATTTACTCCGAGAGACGAAAAAGGGGAATACGATTATGAGTCTATCGATGCCCTCGATATCGCCACCTTTACGGATAATATACAACGGTTACTAAAAGGGGAAGAGGTCGAAATTCCTAAATTCTCTTTCGAAACCGGACAACGTTATTATGACGGTGAAAAGCTAAAAATCGCCCGGAACAATGTGATCATCGTCGAAGGTATTCATGGGCTGAATCCCCAACTCACCCGGTTGCTGCCGCCGGAAACCCTTTTCAAGATATTCGTTTCTGCGCTGACCTCTATCGCTATCGATAATCACAACCTGATCAATCCGACAGATAATCGTCTGATCCGGCGCATGGTACGCGATTACAAATACCGGAATTATTCCGCCCTCGATACCCTGAAACGTTGGGAAAGTGTATTGCTGGGCGAACAAAAACATATCGTACCCTACCAGGAAGAAGCCGACGCGATCTTCAATTCTGCTTTGATTTATGAATTAGGAGCATTAAAAACACAGGCTGAACCTTTACTCCGGGAAGTAACCCAACAGCACCCCGAACATTCCAAAGCTTTACGCTTATTGAAATTTTTTTCTTACATCCGGGCTGTACCGACCCGTGAAATTCCACCGACCTCGATCATCCGGGAATTTTTAGGAGGAAGCAGTTTTAAATACTAA
- a CDS encoding efflux RND transporter periplasmic adaptor subunit, with amino-acid sequence MKFRYLVFISILSFCLACQGKKKATLSDLPRPVRVIKVEALGTFNHQYTGTVTARNFSILAFRLPGTLTEVNVNTGQKIKKGTVIARIDPYDYQRQYQTALANYKTTESIYERNQRLYAANAVAKQNLEIAQTDYIQATSALNMARRTLDYTVLTAPFDGFIEQRFVENHEEILTGQSVVRLVDPKDIEVNFMLPETSIQLLDIPKKIYVEFDSQKGKLFTTEVKEYIYSSNGSGIPVTLLITDKQFAPYRQNVFPGFSCKVIVEVDNMISDKFVLPASALQEAHHQEYVWIVDPASHTAHRQQVRIKKYNDHILVEAGLNPDDLIIIAGIASIREGQKVRPVKNQ; translated from the coding sequence ATGAAATTTCGTTACCTGGTTTTCATATCGATACTTTCTTTTTGTCTGGCGTGTCAGGGAAAAAAGAAAGCTACTCTTTCCGATCTGCCCCGGCCGGTAAGGGTGATAAAAGTCGAAGCCTTAGGCACTTTCAACCATCAATATACCGGAACCGTAACAGCCCGGAATTTCAGTATACTGGCCTTCCGTTTGCCGGGTACCCTGACCGAAGTCAATGTCAACACCGGCCAAAAAATAAAAAAAGGAACGGTGATCGCCCGAATCGATCCCTATGATTACCAACGGCAATATCAAACCGCTTTAGCCAATTATAAAACAACCGAATCTATCTACGAACGTAATCAGCGCCTCTATGCTGCCAATGCCGTAGCCAAACAAAACCTGGAAATAGCCCAAACCGATTATATTCAGGCCACTTCAGCCCTGAATATGGCCCGGCGTACTCTGGATTACACCGTACTGACCGCACCATTCGACGGGTTTATCGAACAACGCTTCGTCGAGAATCACGAAGAAATACTTACCGGGCAATCGGTCGTCCGTCTGGTAGATCCTAAAGACATCGAAGTTAATTTCATGCTTCCCGAAACCAGTATCCAACTACTCGACATCCCGAAAAAGATCTATGTCGAATTCGATTCCCAAAAAGGAAAACTTTTCACGACAGAGGTCAAAGAGTATATCTATTCCTCGAACGGTTCGGGGATACCGGTGACTCTACTTATTACGGACAAACAGTTCGCCCCGTATCGGCAAAATGTATTTCCAGGATTTTCGTGTAAAGTGATCGTTGAAGTCGACAATATGATATCCGACAAATTCGTCCTTCCGGCCAGTGCCTTACAAGAAGCACACCATCAGGAATATGTATGGATCGTCGACCCGGCAAGCCATACAGCTCATCGTCAGCAAGTCAGGATAAAAAAATACAACGATCATATCCTTGTCGAGGCTGGCTTGAACCCGGACGATCTGATTATTATAGCCGGAATAGCTTCCATCCGGGAAGGACAAAAAGTGAGACCTGTCAAAAACCAGTAA